A stretch of Telopea speciosissima isolate NSW1024214 ecotype Mountain lineage chromosome 11, Tspe_v1, whole genome shotgun sequence DNA encodes these proteins:
- the LOC122645651 gene encoding probable inactive nicotinamidase At3g16190: MEEKWKTTALLVIDMQKDFVLPNKIMQVPGGPAIIPNVIKAVEVARQRGILVVWVVREHDQMGRDVELFRSHMYGKDKETPPVKKGSVGAELVDGLEIQEGDYKLVKTRFSAFFGTNLHSVLQRVGIDSLVVTGVQTPNCIRHTVFEAVELDYPSISIITDATAAFTPEVHAANLFDMKNVGVATPTLKEWCESSA, translated from the exons ATGGAAGAGAAGTGGAAGACAACAGCTCTGCTTGTCATAGATATGCAG AAAGATTTTGTTCTTCCAAACAAAATCATGCAGGTACCTGGAGGCCCGGCTATTATACCTAATGTTATTAAGGCCGTTGAAGTTGCAAGGCAGCGTGGCATTCTTGTAGTTTGG GTTGTCAGAGAACATGACCAAATGGGAAGAGATGTGGAGCTCTTCCGCTCGCACATGTATGGCAAAGACAAAGAAACACCACCGGTCAAGAAGGGCAGTGTTGGTGCAGAACTAGTTGATGGCTTAGAGATACAAGAAGGTGACTACAAGCTTGTTAAGACTCGTTTCAGTGCCTTCTTTGGTACTAATCTTCATTCGGTACTTCAAAGGGTTGGCATCGATAGCTTAGTTGTGACAG GAGTTCAAACACCAAACTGTATAAGGCACACAGTGTTCGAAGCAGTGGAGTTGGATTACCCATCTATATCAATCATTACTGATGCCACCGCAGCTTTTACACCAGAAGTACATGCTG CTAATCTTTTCGACATGAAAAACGTTGGAGTTGCAACACCAACACTGAAGGAGTGGTGCGAGTCCAGTGCATAA
- the LOC122645190 gene encoding probable inactive nicotinamidase At3g16190: protein MEEKWKTTALLVIDMQKDFILPNKFQLLPGGQAIIPNVIKAVEIARQRGIFIVWVVREHDPIGRDVELYRLHLYGKDKETTPVKKGSVGAELVDGLEIQEGDFKLVKTRFSSFFGTNLHSVLQRVGIDSLVVTGIQTPNCVRATVFEAVELDYPSISIITDATTAFTSEIHAANLLDMKNIGVATPTLKQWCESSP, encoded by the exons ATGGAAGAGAAGTGGAAGACAACAGCTCTGCTTGTCATAGACATGCAG AAAGATTTTATTCTTCCAAATAAATTCCAGCTGCTACCTGGAGGCCAAGCTATTATCCCCAATGTTATTAAAGCAGTTGAAATTGCAAGGCAGCGTGGCATTTTTATAGTTTGG GTTGTTAGAGAACATGACCCAATTGGAAGAGATGTGGAACTCTACCGCTTGCACTTGTATGGTAAAGACAAAGAAACAACACCAGTTAAGAAGGGCAGTGTTGGTGCAGAACTAGTTGATGGCTTAGAGATCCAAGAAGGTGACTTCAAGCTTGTTAAGACTCGTTTCAGTTCCTTCTTTGGTACCAATCTTCATTCAGTACTTCAAAGGGTTGGCATCGACAGCTTAGTTGTGACAG GAATTCAAACACCAAACTGTGTCAGGGCCACAGTGTTCGAAGCAGTGGAATTGGACTACCCATCTATATCAATCATTACTGATGCCACAACAGCTTTTACATCAGAAATACATGCTG CTAATCTTTTGGACATGAAAAATATTGGAGTTGCAACACCAACACTGAAGCAGTGGTGCGAGTCCAGTCCATAA